The following coding sequences lie in one Sandaracinaceae bacterium genomic window:
- a CDS encoding DUF1330 domain-containing protein → MFDRTIGLEVLDDAVYTQYRAEMTPLLEAAGGRFVLDVRVAEVLRGPEGARFNRLFTIRFATQAAFAAFFADPAYLAIRDRLFAPSVGQVHVLAAHESPRPG, encoded by the coding sequence ATGTTCGACCGCACGATTGGCCTCGAGGTCCTCGATGACGCCGTCTACACGCAGTACCGCGCCGAGATGACGCCCCTGCTCGAGGCCGCGGGGGGCCGCTTCGTCCTCGACGTGCGCGTGGCCGAGGTGCTGCGCGGCCCGGAGGGGGCGCGCTTCAATCGCCTCTTCACCATTCGCTTCGCCACGCAGGCGGCGTTCGCGGCGTTCTTCGCCGACCCGGCCTACCTGGCCATCCGCGACCGGCTGTTCGCGCCGAGCGTCGGGCAGGTTCACGTGCTGGCGGCTCACGAGTCGCCGCGCCCAGGCTGA
- a CDS encoding GMC family oxidoreductase yields MSATTSSPKPRVSERIDGRHVHRALELRADVVIIGSGPAGSARRTRVARAGASVIVIEAGRWFAPREFQLSAFHSMADTYRDMGASVVLGSAPTPFVQGKLVGGSSPINGAICWRMPRDVYDEWLTKDRALADALPWDVLEATTDMLEARLNVRPTDPAIAGAKNQLLARGAEALGLAHRPIRRNVQGCEGLGRCMQGCPNARKLSVDATLLADAEQAGAVVLSCTEVTGIDVRAGRATGVHGVTDGGAEVRVHAARAVIVAASAVQSPALLMRSGLRQGPVGRHFQCHPGVSMAGRFPEPVRMWEGATQGHEVTGLRHEGLKFEALGFDLGVMAGRLRGRGPRAGARSTTWRTCSTGAPRCAEAEGVVRVVRGKPHVFFSPSDHDVRRYRRGLRVMGEMMLAAGADHVSPGVRGFLRRTSRVADLIELEQHGPKRASAYTSAITHMFGTCRMGSDPQRGGAPGLPPPRHPRGLYVADSSVFPSSLGGETRRSPSRPWPPRPRGPC; encoded by the coding sequence GTGAGCGCTACGACGAGCAGTCCAAAGCCGCGCGTGAGCGAGCGCATCGACGGACGCCACGTGCACCGAGCGCTCGAGCTGCGCGCCGACGTGGTCATCATCGGCAGCGGCCCGGCGGGCAGCGCGCGCCGCACGCGAGTGGCCCGCGCGGGCGCCTCGGTGATCGTCATCGAGGCGGGCCGCTGGTTCGCGCCGCGCGAGTTCCAGCTGTCGGCGTTCCATTCCATGGCCGACACGTACCGCGACATGGGCGCGTCGGTGGTGCTGGGCTCGGCGCCCACGCCGTTCGTGCAGGGCAAGCTGGTGGGCGGCAGCTCGCCCATCAACGGCGCCATCTGCTGGCGCATGCCCCGCGACGTGTACGACGAGTGGCTCACCAAGGACCGCGCGCTCGCGGACGCGCTGCCGTGGGACGTGCTCGAGGCGACGACCGACATGCTGGAGGCGCGCCTCAACGTGCGCCCCACGGACCCCGCCATTGCAGGAGCGAAGAACCAGCTGCTGGCGCGCGGCGCCGAAGCGCTGGGCCTCGCGCACCGGCCCATCCGCCGCAACGTGCAGGGCTGCGAGGGCCTCGGCCGCTGCATGCAGGGCTGCCCCAACGCCCGCAAGCTCTCGGTGGACGCTACGTTGCTGGCCGACGCGGAGCAGGCTGGCGCCGTGGTGCTGAGCTGCACCGAGGTCACGGGCATCGACGTGCGGGCGGGCCGCGCCACGGGCGTGCACGGCGTGACCGACGGCGGCGCCGAGGTGCGCGTGCACGCAGCGCGCGCCGTGATCGTGGCGGCCAGCGCCGTGCAGAGCCCCGCGCTCCTGATGCGCAGCGGGCTGCGCCAAGGCCCCGTGGGGCGCCACTTCCAGTGCCACCCGGGCGTGTCCATGGCCGGGCGCTTCCCCGAGCCCGTGCGCATGTGGGAGGGCGCCACGCAGGGGCACGAAGTCACCGGGCTGCGCCACGAGGGCCTCAAGTTCGAGGCGCTGGGCTTCGACCTCGGGGTGATGGCCGGGCGCCTCCGAGGGCGTGGGCCGCGAGCTGGCGCGAGGTCGACGACATGGCGCACGTGCTCGACTGGGGCGCCGCGGTGCGCCGAGGCCGAGGGCGTGGTGCGCGTGGTGCGCGGCAAGCCCCACGTGTTCTTCTCCCCGAGCGACCACGACGTGCGGCGCTACCGCCGCGGGCTGCGCGTGATGGGCGAGATGATGCTGGCGGCCGGCGCGGACCACGTGTCGCCGGGCGTGCGCGGCTTCTTGCGGCGCACCTCGCGCGTGGCCGACTTGATCGAGCTCGAGCAGCACGGCCCGAAGCGCGCGTCCGCATACACCAGCGCCATCACGCACATGTTCGGCACCTGCCGCATGGGCAGTGACCCGCAGCGCGGTGGTGCGCCCGGACTTCCGCCACCACGCCACCCGCGCGGCCTCTACGTGGCCGACTCCAGCGTGTTTCCCAGCAGCCTCGGGGGTGAAACCCGCAGATCCCCATCGCGGCCGTGGCCACCTCGGCCGCGCGGTCCGTGCTGA
- a CDS encoding FCD domain-containing protein produces MPTVRELAEQHGVNPPHSACGVAARDARPGHGAAGQRAARERPGRVGDISLIPFWLEATLDQPAQAVSILGDFLEVRRVIAVRLMVRHREALLGQAAQLQGAAARMLAASHEGVSALRDADMAFARAMLQATGNVVALSVLNTMARVLEELPMVAQAMYAEPAANTASMARVLEALRDGGAGAGPSSSRRWPTWTR; encoded by the coding sequence TTGCCCACGGTGCGGGAGCTGGCCGAGCAGCACGGCGTGAACCCGCCACATTCAGCGTGTGGTGTCGCGGCTCGAGACGCGCGGCCTGGTCACGGCGCGGCAGGGCAGCGGGCTGCGCGTGAACGACCCGGCCGAGTCGGGGACATCTCCCTGATCCCCTTCTGGCTCGAGGCCACGCTGGACCAGCCTGCCCAGGCGGTGAGCATCCTCGGGGACTTCCTCGAGGTGCGGCGCGTGATCGCGGTGCGCCTGATGGTGCGCCACCGCGAGGCGCTGCTGGGGCAGGCCGCGCAGCTCCAGGGGGCCGCCGCGCGCATGCTGGCGGCGTCGCACGAGGGGGTGAGCGCGCTGCGCGACGCCGACATGGCGTTTGCGCGCGCCATGCTGCAGGCCACCGGCAACGTGGTGGCGCTGAGCGTGCTGAACACCATGGCGCGCGTGCTCGAGGAGCTGCCCATGGTGGCGCAGGCCATGTATGCCGAGCCGGCCGCCAACACGGCGTCCATGGCGCGCGTGCTGGAGGCCCTGCGCGATGGCGGGGCGGGCGCGGGGCCATCATCGAGCAGGCGCTGGCCGACGTGGACGCGCTGA
- a CDS encoding DUF393 domain-containing protein, with the protein MRRPTHGELPPAVSPSDVVILFDAECVVCSGWVHFILRNDPKGNLRIGAVQTPTGKALLRYAGLDDQDVDTMLLVERGVPYSQSSAFLRAVCYLRFPWPLLTVGRVLTVFLRNWLYDRVAKNRYRLFGKKELCLIPSPAQRARFLPED; encoded by the coding sequence ATGCGCCGCCCCACCCACGGAGAGCTCCCCCCGGCCGTCAGCCCCAGCGATGTCGTCATTCTGTTCGACGCCGAGTGCGTGGTGTGCAGCGGCTGGGTGCACTTCATCCTGCGCAACGATCCCAAGGGGAACCTGCGCATCGGCGCGGTCCAGACGCCCACGGGTAAGGCGCTGCTGCGCTACGCCGGCCTCGATGACCAGGACGTGGACACCATGCTGCTGGTCGAGCGCGGCGTGCCGTACTCGCAGTCGAGCGCGTTCCTGCGGGCGGTCTGCTACCTGCGCTTCCCGTGGCCACTGCTCACCGTGGGCCGGGTGTTGACCGTGTTCCTGCGCAACTGGCTGTACGACCGCGTGGCCAAGAACCGCTACCGCCTGTTCGGCAAGAAGGAGCTGTGCCTGATCCCCTCGCCCGCCCAGCGTGCCCGCTTCCTGCCTGAAGATTGA